In Rothia mucilaginosa, one genomic interval encodes:
- a CDS encoding UDP-N-acetylmuramoyl-tripeptide--D-alanyl-D-alanine ligase, with protein MIKLSAAQIIEATGGTAIGLEGREEQVYADFATTDSREVQTGTLFVAKPGAVTDGHRFIPMAFEKGATLALVEREVLDEQGVPYPSIQVPDVVLAMGDLARYSIEQMRTQGELTVIGITGSAGKTTAKDLLAAIFTPEGPTVAPVGSYNSEVGVPLTVFRADESTRYLVIEMGADRVGNIEYLANIAHPDHGAILKVGTAHAGEFGGVDNIERTKGELAEGVQPTGSLALNADDERVLRMASRSVAPITYFGVGEKTDANGQPYERYVAALNLRTTDAGCPEFTLRLPDGSEYEISSQLIGEHHVHNLLAAATIAYNSGISGEKIARALNKAAAASKWRMARTDRADGVTVINDAYNANPESMAAALRTLAQLGRTVDPATGQPHRTWAVLGAMLELGDASVEEHDRIGRLVVRMNISKLIAVGDETKPTYNAAHLEGSWGNEATWVKTPEEAEQILRAEVRPGDIVLFKSSNGAKLGILGDQVAFAEYTFGTEEEQAPTWLSAGDFVETTDLSDHLAAHLDGAANGDRTSTEQTTNEG; from the coding sequence ATGATTAAGCTCAGCGCCGCCCAGATTATTGAGGCAACCGGCGGCACCGCTATCGGCCTGGAGGGCCGTGAGGAGCAGGTGTACGCAGACTTCGCCACCACCGACTCCCGTGAGGTGCAGACCGGTACCCTGTTCGTGGCGAAGCCCGGCGCGGTCACTGACGGCCACAGGTTCATCCCCATGGCGTTTGAGAAGGGTGCGACCCTGGCGCTGGTCGAGCGTGAAGTACTCGACGAGCAGGGCGTGCCCTACCCGAGCATCCAGGTGCCCGATGTGGTGCTGGCGATGGGCGATTTGGCGCGCTACTCCATTGAGCAGATGCGCACTCAGGGCGAGCTGACCGTTATCGGTATTACCGGTTCTGCCGGTAAGACCACCGCCAAGGACCTTCTTGCCGCCATTTTCACCCCGGAGGGCCCGACCGTTGCCCCGGTCGGCTCCTACAACAGTGAAGTGGGCGTGCCCCTGACCGTTTTCCGCGCGGATGAGTCCACCCGCTACCTGGTCATTGAGATGGGTGCGGACCGTGTGGGCAACATCGAGTACCTGGCGAATATTGCGCACCCCGACCACGGTGCGATTCTGAAGGTTGGTACCGCGCACGCTGGCGAGTTCGGCGGCGTGGACAATATTGAGCGCACCAAGGGCGAGCTGGCTGAGGGCGTTCAGCCGACCGGTTCCCTGGCGCTGAACGCTGACGATGAGCGCGTACTGCGTATGGCGTCGCGTTCGGTTGCACCCATTACCTACTTTGGCGTGGGTGAGAAGACCGACGCGAACGGCCAGCCCTACGAACGCTACGTGGCGGCGCTGAACCTGCGCACCACCGACGCCGGCTGCCCCGAATTCACTCTGCGCCTGCCCGACGGTAGCGAGTACGAGATTTCCTCGCAGCTGATCGGTGAGCACCACGTGCACAACCTGCTGGCTGCGGCGACGATCGCCTACAACAGCGGTATTTCGGGTGAGAAGATTGCTCGCGCCCTCAACAAGGCGGCGGCAGCTTCGAAGTGGCGTATGGCCCGCACCGACCGTGCCGACGGCGTGACCGTCATTAACGACGCCTACAACGCGAACCCCGAGTCGATGGCTGCGGCACTGCGCACTCTGGCGCAGCTGGGCCGCACCGTTGACCCGGCGACCGGTCAGCCGCACCGCACCTGGGCTGTTCTGGGCGCCATGCTGGAGCTCGGTGACGCCTCCGTGGAGGAGCACGACCGCATCGGCCGCCTCGTGGTGCGTATGAACATTTCCAAGCTGATTGCTGTGGGTGATGAGACGAAGCCGACCTACAACGCGGCTCACCTGGAAGGCTCCTGGGGTAATGAGGCGACCTGGGTGAAGACCCCGGAAGAGGCAGAGCAGATTCTGCGCGCCGAGGTTCGCCCCGGCGACATTGTGCTCTTCAAATCCTCGAACGGCGCGAAGCTGGGCATTCTGGGCGACCAGGTTGCTTTCGCTGAGTACACCTTCGGCACTGAGGAAGAGCAGGCACCGACCTGGCTTTCTGCCGGTGACTTTGTTGAAACCACCGATTTGAGTGACCACCTTGCCGCTCACCTGGACGGTGCCGCTAACGGTGACCGTACCTCGACCGAACAGACCACGAACGAAGGGTAG
- the murD gene encoding UDP-N-acetylmuramoyl-L-alanine--D-glutamate ligase produces MSTNEQPDAARIEANAAAIAVNPVYENERLAELTHWGAPWANLRVVVVGMGTSGDAATDVLAQLGAHIVVIDGADTPEKRERIEIYKNAYGNVEGLFGPEHMRALPLVDGQEPELVVTSPGVRPDHPVMLDAYERRIQIWGDVELAWRLNERSDRPTPKWLCLTGTNGKTTTVGMVDSILKAAGKKSIQVGNVGMPIVYAIADDEPYEFFAVELSSFQLHWTYSMSPYASVVLNIAEDHVDWHGSFDAYKADKARVYEHTQVACIFNTDHVDTLRMVENADVIEGARAIGFSSTEMPAVSMLGLAEDIMVDRAFLKNRYNEAYELAVLEDLAPAPGKMPAKHTVENALAAAALCRAADIDPKTVGAGLRSFKTGAHRNQLVGYANDIMWVNDSKATNPHAANASMSGYPSLVWIAGGLSKGVEYDELIAAHAQRLKAVLIIGTDTAALKSALANHAPEVPTYNMTAAVADSSDGIAVMNAAVAKAAELAHPGDTVLMAPASASMDQFKNYAVRGDAFANAVAAQLADS; encoded by the coding sequence ATGTCAACTAATGAACAGCCGGATGCCGCTCGCATTGAAGCGAACGCCGCCGCTATTGCGGTGAACCCGGTATATGAGAACGAGCGCCTCGCGGAGCTGACTCACTGGGGTGCCCCCTGGGCTAACCTGCGCGTGGTTGTGGTGGGCATGGGTACCAGCGGCGACGCCGCGACCGATGTGCTCGCCCAGCTGGGTGCACATATCGTTGTCATCGACGGGGCTGACACCCCGGAGAAGCGTGAGCGCATCGAGATTTACAAGAACGCCTACGGTAATGTTGAGGGCCTGTTCGGTCCCGAGCACATGCGTGCACTGCCCCTGGTGGACGGTCAGGAACCCGAGCTTGTGGTGACCTCCCCGGGCGTGCGTCCGGACCACCCGGTCATGCTGGACGCCTATGAGCGTCGCATCCAGATTTGGGGCGATGTGGAGCTGGCGTGGCGCCTGAATGAGCGCAGCGACCGACCGACCCCCAAGTGGCTGTGCCTGACCGGTACGAACGGTAAGACCACCACCGTGGGTATGGTTGATTCCATCCTGAAGGCTGCCGGTAAGAAGTCTATTCAGGTGGGTAACGTGGGCATGCCCATCGTGTACGCCATTGCCGACGATGAGCCCTATGAGTTCTTCGCGGTGGAGCTGTCCAGCTTCCAGCTGCACTGGACCTACTCGATGTCCCCGTATGCTTCGGTGGTTCTGAACATCGCTGAGGATCACGTGGACTGGCACGGCTCGTTCGACGCCTACAAGGCCGATAAGGCACGTGTGTACGAGCACACTCAGGTTGCCTGCATCTTCAACACCGACCACGTAGACACCCTGCGCATGGTCGAGAACGCGGACGTTATTGAGGGCGCTCGCGCGATTGGTTTCAGCTCCACTGAGATGCCCGCCGTGTCGATGCTCGGCCTGGCTGAGGACATCATGGTGGACCGTGCCTTCTTGAAGAACCGCTACAACGAGGCGTACGAGCTGGCTGTTCTAGAGGATTTGGCACCGGCACCCGGTAAGATGCCCGCGAAGCACACCGTGGAGAACGCTCTGGCGGCTGCGGCGCTGTGCCGTGCGGCTGATATTGACCCGAAGACTGTGGGCGCTGGCCTGCGTTCCTTCAAGACCGGTGCGCACCGTAACCAGCTGGTGGGCTACGCAAACGACATCATGTGGGTGAACGATTCGAAGGCTACGAATCCTCACGCCGCGAATGCGTCGATGAGCGGCTACCCGTCTCTGGTATGGATTGCTGGCGGCCTGTCGAAGGGTGTTGAGTACGATGAGCTGATCGCCGCTCACGCTCAGCGCCTGAAGGCTGTGCTGATTATCGGTACTGATACTGCGGCGTTGAAGTCGGCGTTGGCTAACCACGCTCCGGAGGTTCCGACCTACAATATGACCGCCGCTGTGGCTGATTCTTCGGACGGCATTGCCGTGATGAACGCGGCCGTTGCGAAGGCTGCTGAGCTGGCGCATCCGGGCGATACCGTGCTGATGGCTCCCGCGTCTGCGTCGATGGACCAGTTCAAGAATTATGCGGTGCGCGGTGATGCGTTTGCGAATGCTGTTGCCGCCCAGCTGGCAGACTCTTAG
- a CDS encoding peptidoglycan D,D-transpeptidase FtsI family protein — MSSDARKNANESASGQPDLTRRGFVSGAAATCALGVIGANLFIRQGFDPGAVANASRQKRLRSQVLPAVRGQILDINGNVMARTVQRYNLTADQSAVATFKRYNEDRTQKIEVTPNQLVYEMVDILKTVDPGITDEFIKSKLDGTSKYSVIKANITPEIFNKIDALGAPFIYGEAFSQRLYPNGSVGGSVVGKYNIVEEADGNGKGGTVSRNFSVGIERVFEKELAGTPGERTYEISADGVRIPVAKEEQRLAVDGKNIRLTINRDVQYFAQQVVRARAEELKAEWCTAIVMDVRDGSILALADSSTMDPGAATIEDAADMTPRAISQNVEPGSTEKMLTSSALIEQGLTTPTSVYDVPATLTIDGQTFKDAFEHGAQRRTFSGIIHDSMNTGTVLVGQKLSKEERYNWLKKYGVGEFTGIELTGEEQGIIADWRDWDGRQQYTVLFGQGVAQTPLQTAMIFQALGNKGVRLKPRIVDAIIDADGTEHKRAVEPGERMVSEETAASCLTLMENVVEQGHARPAKVTGYRVGGKTGTAETPSEKGGYDGNTTSFIGVAPIENPQFLVAVTMQRPEGSVGANGTTAEFSKIMEKTLHTYNVPRSTGEPELIPLFAEDSPNKTS; from the coding sequence ATGAGCTCCGACGCGCGTAAGAACGCGAACGAATCGGCATCCGGTCAGCCGGATCTGACCCGCCGTGGCTTTGTCTCAGGCGCCGCTGCCACCTGCGCTCTGGGCGTCATCGGTGCGAACCTGTTTATCCGCCAGGGCTTTGATCCCGGTGCGGTGGCGAATGCGTCCCGTCAGAAGCGTCTGCGCTCGCAGGTGCTTCCGGCTGTGCGCGGTCAGATTCTCGATATCAACGGCAACGTTATGGCGCGTACTGTGCAGCGTTATAACCTGACCGCAGATCAGAGCGCCGTGGCGACCTTCAAGCGTTACAACGAGGACCGCACCCAGAAGATTGAGGTGACCCCCAACCAGCTGGTGTACGAGATGGTCGATATTCTCAAGACCGTTGACCCGGGCATTACCGACGAGTTCATCAAGTCCAAGCTGGATGGCACCTCCAAGTACTCGGTGATTAAGGCGAATATCACCCCGGAAATTTTCAATAAGATTGATGCCCTGGGTGCGCCCTTCATCTACGGTGAGGCGTTCTCCCAGCGCCTGTACCCCAATGGCAGTGTGGGCGGCTCTGTGGTCGGCAAGTACAACATTGTTGAAGAGGCTGACGGCAACGGTAAGGGCGGTACGGTTTCCCGTAACTTCTCGGTGGGCATTGAGCGTGTCTTCGAAAAGGAGCTTGCCGGTACTCCCGGTGAGCGTACCTACGAGATTAGTGCTGATGGTGTGCGTATCCCCGTGGCGAAGGAAGAGCAGCGCCTGGCGGTGGACGGTAAGAATATTCGTCTGACCATTAACCGTGATGTGCAGTATTTTGCGCAGCAGGTGGTACGTGCTCGCGCTGAGGAGCTGAAGGCTGAATGGTGTACCGCCATTGTTATGGATGTGCGTGACGGCTCCATTTTGGCTCTCGCTGATTCCTCTACGATGGACCCGGGTGCGGCAACCATTGAGGATGCGGCGGATATGACTCCGCGCGCTATTTCGCAGAACGTGGAGCCCGGTTCGACCGAGAAGATGCTGACTTCTTCTGCGTTGATTGAGCAGGGCCTGACGACTCCGACTAGTGTGTATGATGTGCCCGCGACCCTCACGATTGACGGCCAGACTTTCAAGGATGCGTTTGAGCACGGGGCGCAGCGGCGTACTTTCTCGGGCATTATTCATGACTCGATGAACACCGGTACGGTGCTGGTCGGTCAGAAGCTCAGCAAGGAAGAGCGCTACAACTGGTTGAAGAAGTACGGCGTCGGCGAGTTTACCGGCATTGAGCTGACCGGTGAGGAGCAGGGTATAATCGCTGATTGGCGTGATTGGGATGGCCGTCAGCAGTACACTGTGCTGTTCGGTCAGGGTGTTGCGCAGACTCCGCTGCAGACCGCCATGATTTTCCAGGCGCTGGGCAATAAGGGCGTTCGTCTGAAGCCGCGCATTGTGGACGCGATCATTGACGCCGACGGTACCGAACATAAGCGTGCCGTAGAGCCTGGCGAACGCATGGTCAGCGAGGAGACTGCCGCTTCCTGCCTGACTCTCATGGAGAATGTGGTGGAGCAAGGCCACGCCCGTCCGGCGAAGGTGACCGGCTACCGCGTGGGCGGTAAGACCGGTACTGCGGAAACTCCGAGTGAGAAGGGCGGCTACGACGGCAACACGACCTCCTTTATTGGTGTGGCGCCGATTGAGAACCCGCAGTTCTTGGTGGCGGTGACCATGCAGCGTCCTGAGGGTAGCGTGGGTGCGAACGGTACGACGGCTGAGTTCTCCAAGATTATGGAGAAGACCCTGCACACCTATAATGTGCCGCGTTCTACCGGTGAACCGGAGTTGATTCCGCTTTTTGCTGAGGATAGCCCCAATAAGACGAGCTAA
- the mraY gene encoding phospho-N-acetylmuramoyl-pentapeptide-transferase, with translation MITVLIAGIFGFLISLTALPVFIKKMKSLKLGQLIREEGPAAHQHKAGTPTMAGLIFIPAAILAYFLTLAVSALLFGTAPVPTATAWLTIAFTLGMLGVGAADDIMKFRNKGNEGLTEKQKTIGLLAVTLPFAYLAFQFPNESGARPASTAISFVRDLPIDLFAAGAVFGSILMVAWITIISLSGTNAVNFTDGLDGLAGGIMMTIFSGYLTISIWQYVHACSAGAGTACYDVRDPGSLALIAASLVGSLAGFLWWNVSKAQIFMGDSGSLALGGAMVAFALFTRTELLLLVIALIPVLEVFSVIVQKFVFKTSRKRSVAAGEKPLHAHRYFRMTPFHHHMEKVGVNGKYSIDKKGLAPGTVSSGEVNSVFRLWVVNALCVLVALALFFGDWFSQTSGVIH, from the coding sequence ATGATTACCGTGCTGATTGCTGGAATCTTCGGATTCCTCATCTCCCTCACCGCGCTGCCGGTGTTCATCAAGAAGATGAAGTCCCTCAAGCTTGGCCAGCTCATTCGTGAGGAAGGCCCGGCAGCCCACCAGCATAAGGCGGGCACCCCCACTATGGCAGGTCTAATCTTCATCCCCGCGGCGATTCTCGCCTACTTCTTGACCCTGGCGGTGAGCGCCCTGCTCTTTGGTACCGCGCCGGTACCGACCGCGACCGCGTGGCTGACCATCGCCTTCACCCTGGGCATGCTCGGTGTGGGTGCGGCGGACGACATCATGAAGTTCCGCAATAAGGGCAACGAGGGTCTGACCGAGAAGCAGAAGACCATTGGTCTGCTGGCTGTGACCCTGCCCTTTGCGTACTTGGCATTCCAGTTCCCGAACGAGTCGGGTGCTCGCCCGGCGTCGACCGCTATCTCTTTTGTACGTGACCTGCCCATCGACCTGTTCGCGGCGGGTGCGGTCTTCGGCAGCATCCTGATGGTTGCGTGGATTACCATCATCTCTCTGTCCGGCACGAACGCTGTAAACTTCACCGATGGTCTGGACGGCCTGGCTGGCGGCATCATGATGACCATCTTCTCCGGCTACCTGACCATCAGCATCTGGCAGTACGTGCACGCCTGCTCCGCTGGCGCCGGCACCGCCTGCTACGATGTGCGCGACCCCGGTTCGCTGGCACTGATTGCCGCATCCCTGGTGGGTTCGCTGGCGGGCTTCCTCTGGTGGAACGTGTCGAAGGCACAGATCTTCATGGGCGACTCCGGCTCCCTGGCACTCGGTGGCGCAATGGTTGCTTTCGCGCTGTTCACCCGCACCGAGCTGCTTCTGCTGGTCATCGCTCTGATCCCCGTGCTGGAAGTGTTCTCTGTGATCGTGCAGAAGTTCGTGTTCAAGACCAGCCGTAAGCGTTCGGTTGCAGCGGGGGAGAAGCCCCTGCACGCGCACCGCTACTTCCGTATGACCCCCTTCCACCACCACATGGAGAAGGTCGGCGTCAACGGCAAATACTCAATTGATAAGAAGGGTCTTGCCCCCGGTACCGTCAGCAGCGGCGAAGTGAACTCCGTGTTCCGCCTCTGGGTTGTTAACGCCCTCTGCGTGCTCGTTGCCCTGGCGCTGTTCTTCGGTGACTGGTTCTCGCAGACTTCTGGAGTGATTCACTAA
- the mraZ gene encoding division/cell wall cluster transcriptional repressor MraZ codes for MFLGTYSPRMDAKGRIILPAKFREELSAGLVLTRGQERCLYVFPAAEFERIHEQMRTAPLPGRAARDFLRVFLSGASDELPDKQGRITIPPILRQYAGLTDNLVVIGSGTRAEIWDAAAWEEYLARTEAEFAALDEDPFSPLL; via the coding sequence ATGTTCCTTGGTACCTACTCACCACGAATGGACGCCAAAGGACGCATCATCCTTCCCGCCAAATTCCGTGAGGAACTCTCAGCAGGCCTCGTTCTGACCCGCGGTCAAGAACGATGCCTGTACGTTTTCCCCGCCGCAGAATTTGAACGCATCCACGAACAGATGCGCACCGCACCCCTGCCGGGACGAGCCGCCCGAGACTTCCTGCGAGTTTTCCTCTCAGGAGCCTCCGACGAACTGCCCGACAAGCAGGGACGCATCACCATCCCGCCGATACTGCGCCAATACGCGGGGCTGACCGACAACCTCGTCGTCATCGGATCCGGAACCCGCGCAGAAATCTGGGATGCCGCAGCCTGGGAAGAATACCTCGCCCGCACCGAAGCTGAATTCGCTGCCCTCGACGAGGACCCGTTCAGCCCGCTGCTCTAA
- a CDS encoding Mur ligase family protein gives MDTASHAPGQNLLGGDAQTLRPNAVRPVSLAHLREHLQGLGAQVSSQLASGVQGSESGDSVEVTGISMDSRGVRPQDLYVALPGAKVHGAQFAEAALNLGASAILTDAAGAQLLGEAPVPVLVTENLREYVGPLAALIYGSASFPATHRYAVTGTNGKTTSTYMLESVFRTGLGVKTGLIGTIQILIDGVSVPSKMTTPESPHVHSLLTIMGQHQVRCAAMEVSSHAIDYHRVDGVKYAVAGFTNLTQDHLDLHGTMEHYFDSKAQLFTPERAELAVITADDEWGEKMFSTACEQMGAQQVHRLVTARGTGLAEVPAEFGARDWAVVKVQREGLGHRFHVANGAGESIECYTGLPADFNVSNAALAALMAYLDTDSAERERLLPELASGSALTPVVPGRMQLISLAPHAIVDFAHNPDGLTRALEAMDRPGDGKVMIVFGATGERDQLKRPIMGAIAAQYADIVVVTDDDPHGEAPEPIRAAVEEGAQKAENRRATQILNISPRAAAIDAAIALAGEHDAILIAGRGHETEQDVDGVDIALDDRVETARALRAHGFEILPDYQRMLDESDSKTAEGMVKND, from the coding sequence ATGGATACCGCATCTCACGCACCCGGCCAGAACCTGCTGGGCGGCGACGCTCAGACTCTGCGCCCGAATGCTGTGCGCCCGGTGAGTTTGGCGCACCTTCGCGAACATCTGCAGGGATTGGGTGCTCAGGTGAGTTCCCAGCTGGCTAGTGGCGTTCAGGGTTCTGAATCCGGTGATTCCGTTGAGGTTACCGGTATTAGCATGGACTCCCGAGGTGTTCGCCCGCAGGACCTGTACGTGGCTCTGCCCGGTGCGAAGGTGCACGGTGCGCAGTTTGCTGAGGCCGCGTTGAATCTGGGTGCTTCCGCTATTTTGACGGATGCTGCCGGTGCGCAGCTGCTGGGTGAGGCGCCGGTGCCTGTCCTGGTGACTGAGAACCTGCGCGAGTACGTTGGTCCGTTGGCTGCGCTGATTTATGGTTCGGCTTCGTTCCCCGCTACTCACCGTTACGCGGTGACCGGTACGAACGGTAAGACCACCTCCACCTACATGTTGGAGTCGGTGTTCCGCACCGGCCTGGGTGTGAAGACGGGTCTGATTGGCACTATTCAGATTCTGATTGATGGTGTGTCGGTTCCTTCGAAGATGACCACCCCGGAGTCTCCTCACGTGCATTCTCTGCTGACGATTATGGGTCAGCATCAGGTGCGTTGCGCGGCGATGGAGGTGTCCTCGCACGCGATTGATTACCACCGTGTGGACGGCGTGAAGTATGCGGTTGCTGGCTTTACGAACCTGACTCAGGATCACCTGGATCTGCACGGCACCATGGAGCATTATTTCGACTCGAAGGCTCAGCTGTTCACTCCCGAGCGCGCCGAGCTGGCGGTGATTACTGCTGATGACGAGTGGGGCGAGAAGATGTTCTCCACCGCTTGCGAGCAGATGGGTGCGCAGCAGGTTCACCGTCTGGTAACTGCTCGAGGTACCGGCCTGGCTGAGGTGCCCGCAGAGTTTGGTGCCCGCGATTGGGCTGTGGTGAAGGTTCAGCGTGAGGGCCTGGGCCACCGCTTCCACGTGGCTAATGGTGCCGGTGAGAGCATTGAATGTTACACCGGTCTGCCCGCTGATTTTAACGTTTCGAATGCCGCGCTGGCGGCGCTCATGGCGTACCTGGACACTGACTCTGCTGAGCGTGAGCGCCTGCTGCCCGAGCTGGCGTCCGGTTCGGCTCTGACTCCGGTGGTGCCGGGCCGTATGCAGCTGATTTCTTTGGCTCCGCACGCGATTGTGGACTTTGCCCACAACCCTGACGGCCTGACCCGTGCCCTGGAGGCGATGGACCGCCCCGGCGACGGCAAGGTCATGATTGTTTTCGGCGCGACCGGTGAGCGTGACCAGCTCAAGCGCCCGATTATGGGTGCGATTGCGGCACAGTACGCAGATATTGTGGTTGTGACTGATGACGATCCGCACGGTGAGGCGCCCGAGCCGATTCGTGCCGCCGTTGAGGAGGGCGCGCAGAAGGCTGAGAACCGCCGAGCCACCCAGATCCTGAATATTTCTCCGCGTGCCGCCGCTATTGATGCGGCAATTGCCCTGGCGGGCGAGCATGACGCCATCCTGATTGCTGGCCGCGGCCACGAAACCGAACAGGATGTTGACGGCGTGGATATCGCCCTGGACGACCGCGTTGAAACCGCCCGTGCCCTGCGTGCGCACGGTTTCGAGATCCTGCCTGACTACCAGCGCATGCTCGATGAAAGTGACTCTAAGACCGCTGAAGGTATGGTGAAGAATGATTAA
- a CDS encoding amino acid ABC transporter ATPase: MSTQHASQRPTRTQGAPRSRRAGSSRPAAGTPGAVGSTRASSTGSTGGATGVSRASTRAHSGRTRAARLEPVTASQPVVRPASTAASHGGKRTSTNASRVPSSVRAAARTEETREEKPKQRNPLSTVRRRARKLSPPTMLAVFAAIPLTLIFILLLNVLIVSRQYDMVDLRAQEQQLVQENQALQQEIGFKEAPQDLAIRASTLGMFVSSSQATLNLQSSTIEGTPTPVASPTGAEGSKQENLIAPPAAGSNESYAKGIVEADKSVQQRHGQASAAAKASASASASPTQQANPAQQANPAQPAPSPSASPAASAAPSAAQQPAASQAAR, translated from the coding sequence GTGAGCACCCAGCACGCATCCCAGCGCCCCACCCGCACCCAGGGCGCCCCGCGGAGTCGACGCGCCGGTTCCTCGCGCCCTGCCGCCGGCACCCCCGGCGCCGTTGGCTCTACCCGCGCATCCTCTACTGGCTCTACCGGCGGCGCTACCGGGGTGAGCCGCGCCTCCACCCGAGCCCACTCCGGCCGTACCCGCGCCGCGCGTCTGGAGCCGGTCACCGCCTCCCAGCCGGTGGTCCGCCCCGCCAGCACCGCCGCATCGCACGGCGGTAAGCGCACCTCAACGAACGCAAGCCGTGTTCCCTCGAGCGTCCGTGCAGCAGCACGCACCGAAGAGACCCGAGAAGAGAAGCCTAAGCAGCGTAACCCGCTGTCCACTGTGCGCCGCCGAGCACGTAAGCTCAGCCCGCCCACGATGCTCGCTGTCTTCGCGGCAATCCCGCTGACCCTGATCTTTATTCTGCTGCTCAACGTGCTGATTGTGAGCCGCCAGTACGACATGGTGGATTTGCGTGCGCAGGAGCAGCAGCTTGTGCAAGAAAACCAGGCGCTGCAGCAGGAGATTGGCTTCAAGGAAGCCCCGCAGGATTTGGCGATTCGAGCAAGTACCCTGGGCATGTTTGTGAGCTCTTCGCAGGCGACCCTGAACCTGCAGTCCTCCACGATTGAGGGCACCCCCACCCCGGTTGCAAGCCCGACCGGTGCTGAAGGGTCTAAGCAGGAGAACCTGATTGCGCCTCCGGCGGCCGGCTCGAACGAAAGCTACGCCAAGGGCATTGTGGAAGCTGACAAGTCCGTCCAGCAGCGACACGGCCAGGCGAGTGCTGCGGCTAAGGCATCTGCAAGCGCCTCGGCAAGCCCTACTCAGCAGGCTAACCCGGCACAGCAGGCTAACCCAGCGCAGCCCGCACCGAGCCCCTCAGCTAGCCCCGCCGCTTCCGCCGCACCGAGCGCCGCTCAGCAGCCCGCAGCAAGCCAGGCTGCACGATAA
- the rsmH gene encoding 16S rRNA (cytosine(1402)-N(4))-methyltransferase RsmH — protein MSVEHAPETGTTASGAAAKVTGASIENLSQREASERHVPVMLDRCINLLAPGIERAVEERGTAYVIDGTLGMGGHSEALLERFENLVLIGIDRDLQAHAIAGERLARFGERFVPVHAVYDEIDRAMETAGVQGIDGILMDLGVSSMQLDERTRGFAYSYDAPLDMRMNSEDELTARIVVNEYSEDQLRRIIRNWGEEKFASRIARAICTARANAPLETTGELVRIIQKAVPVAAQRTGGHPAKRTFQALRIEVNHELEALERAVPAALEALNLGGRFVAMSYHSLEDKIVKRALTAEATSKAPKGFPVELEEHKPTVKIITRGAEPPTDEEIEQNSRAASAKLRAAEKIRIPAK, from the coding sequence ATGAGCGTAGAACACGCCCCCGAAACCGGTACGACCGCCTCCGGCGCTGCCGCTAAGGTGACCGGCGCATCCATTGAGAACCTCTCCCAGCGTGAAGCCAGCGAACGCCACGTGCCCGTCATGCTGGACCGTTGCATTAACCTGCTGGCGCCCGGTATTGAGCGTGCCGTTGAGGAACGCGGCACCGCCTACGTTATTGATGGTACCCTCGGCATGGGTGGCCACTCCGAGGCGCTGCTCGAACGCTTCGAAAACCTTGTTTTGATCGGTATTGACCGCGACCTGCAGGCGCACGCCATCGCCGGTGAGCGTCTGGCACGCTTCGGTGAGCGTTTCGTGCCCGTCCACGCCGTCTACGATGAAATTGACCGCGCCATGGAAACCGCCGGCGTGCAGGGCATCGACGGCATCCTGATGGACCTGGGCGTCTCCTCCATGCAGCTGGACGAACGCACCCGCGGCTTCGCCTACTCCTACGACGCGCCCCTGGACATGCGCATGAACTCCGAAGATGAGCTCACCGCCCGCATTGTCGTCAACGAATACAGTGAAGACCAGCTGCGCCGCATTATCCGCAACTGGGGCGAAGAGAAGTTCGCATCGCGTATCGCCCGCGCCATCTGCACCGCCCGCGCCAACGCGCCCCTGGAAACCACCGGTGAGCTCGTGCGCATTATCCAGAAGGCGGTGCCCGTCGCCGCGCAGCGCACCGGCGGCCACCCCGCCAAGCGTACCTTCCAGGCGTTGCGTATCGAGGTGAACCACGAGCTTGAAGCCCTCGAACGCGCCGTGCCGGCAGCCCTGGAGGCGCTCAACCTCGGCGGCCGATTCGTCGCCATGAGCTACCACAGCCTCGAAGACAAAATCGTCAAGAGGGCACTGACCGCAGAGGCAACCTCCAAGGCGCCCAAGGGCTTCCCGGTAGAGCTTGAAGAACACAAGCCCACCGTCAAAATCATTACCCGCGGCGCCGAACCGCCTACCGACGAGGAAATCGAACAGAACTCCCGCGCCGCCAGCGCCAAGCTGCGCGCCGCCGAGAAGATCCGCATCCCCGCCAAGTAG